In Quercus robur chromosome 10, dhQueRobu3.1, whole genome shotgun sequence, a genomic segment contains:
- the LOC126701659 gene encoding uncharacterized protein LOC126701659 isoform X1, which produces MANPTGNHQEASSSSFNGHVAAAAGAGGGGNQSNGNSTGAAAPESSASAMKHNPGISLDWTSEEQAILDDGLAKFPSESNIIRYAKIAMLLQNKTVRDVALRCRWMTKKENSKRRKEDHNLTRKNKDKKERVNDPSAKPSHFAARPSVPPYAPPMIPVDNDDGISFKAIGGPTGELLEQNAQALNQISANLQALQIPENINLLCQTRDLLCQTRDNIHKIMNDLNDTPEVMKQMPPLPVKLNEELANSILPPPNLSMQS; this is translated from the exons ATGGCAAACCCGACTGGGAATCATCAAGAAGCGTCGTCTTCTTCGTTCAACGGACACGTGGCAGCAGCTGCCGGAGCCGGAGGAGGAGGGAACCAGAGCAACGGGAACTCTACAGGGGCGGCGGCGCCGGAGAGTTCAGCCTCGGCTATGAAGCACAACCCGGGTATTTCATTGGATTGGACCTCAGAGGAGCAGGCCATTCTTGATGATGGGCTAGCTAA ATTTCCCTCAGAATCAAACATTATTCGGTATGCAAAGATAGCTATGCTGCTGCAAAATAAGACAGTTCGAGATGTGGCTTTGCGTTGCAGATGGATGACT aaaaaggaaaatagcaAGAGAAGGAAGGAAGACCATAATTTAACAaggaaaaacaaagataaaaag GAAAGAGTCAATGATCCTTCAGCTAAACCATCTCACTTTGCAGCACGGCCAAGTGTTCCACCATATGCTCCACCAATGATTCCAGTGGATAATGATGATGGCATCTCATTCAAAG CTATTGGTGGTCCTACAGGAGAGCTTCTTGAGCAAAACGCGCAGGCCTTAAATCAAATTTCTGCAAACCTACAAGCTTTACAG ATACCGGAGAACATCAATCTTCTCTGTCAAACTCGTGATCTTCTCTGTCAAACTCGTGATAACATCCACAAAATCATGAATGA CTTGAATGACACTCCAGAAGTAATGAAGCAGATGCCACCACTTCCAGTGAAGTTGAACGAAGAGCTAGCTAATTCAATCCTTCCACCCCCAAACCTCTCAATGCAATCATGA
- the LOC126701659 gene encoding uncharacterized protein LOC126701659 isoform X2 encodes MANPTGNHQEASSSSFNGHVAAAAGAGGGGNQSNGNSTGAAAPESSASAMKHNPGISLDWTSEEQAILDDGLAKFPSESNIIRYAKIAMLLQNKTVRDVALRCRWMTKKENSKRRKEDHNLTRKNKDKKERVNDPSAKPSHFAARPSVPPYAPPMIPVDNDDGISFKGELLEQNAQALNQISANLQALQIPENINLLCQTRDLLCQTRDNIHKIMNDLNDTPEVMKQMPPLPVKLNEELANSILPPPNLSMQS; translated from the exons ATGGCAAACCCGACTGGGAATCATCAAGAAGCGTCGTCTTCTTCGTTCAACGGACACGTGGCAGCAGCTGCCGGAGCCGGAGGAGGAGGGAACCAGAGCAACGGGAACTCTACAGGGGCGGCGGCGCCGGAGAGTTCAGCCTCGGCTATGAAGCACAACCCGGGTATTTCATTGGATTGGACCTCAGAGGAGCAGGCCATTCTTGATGATGGGCTAGCTAA ATTTCCCTCAGAATCAAACATTATTCGGTATGCAAAGATAGCTATGCTGCTGCAAAATAAGACAGTTCGAGATGTGGCTTTGCGTTGCAGATGGATGACT aaaaaggaaaatagcaAGAGAAGGAAGGAAGACCATAATTTAACAaggaaaaacaaagataaaaag GAAAGAGTCAATGATCCTTCAGCTAAACCATCTCACTTTGCAGCACGGCCAAGTGTTCCACCATATGCTCCACCAATGATTCCAGTGGATAATGATGATGGCATCTCATTCAAAG GAGAGCTTCTTGAGCAAAACGCGCAGGCCTTAAATCAAATTTCTGCAAACCTACAAGCTTTACAG ATACCGGAGAACATCAATCTTCTCTGTCAAACTCGTGATCTTCTCTGTCAAACTCGTGATAACATCCACAAAATCATGAATGA CTTGAATGACACTCCAGAAGTAATGAAGCAGATGCCACCACTTCCAGTGAAGTTGAACGAAGAGCTAGCTAATTCAATCCTTCCACCCCCAAACCTCTCAATGCAATCATGA
- the LOC126701659 gene encoding uncharacterized protein LOC126701659 isoform X4 produces MANPTGNHQEASSSSFNGHVAAAAGAGGGGNQSNGNSTGAAAPESSASAMKHNPGISLDWTSEEQAILDDGLAKFPSESNIIRYAKIAMLLQNKTVRDVALRCRWMTERVNDPSAKPSHFAARPSVPPYAPPMIPVDNDDGISFKGELLEQNAQALNQISANLQALQIPENINLLCQTRDLLCQTRDNIHKIMNDLNDTPEVMKQMPPLPVKLNEELANSILPPPNLSMQS; encoded by the exons ATGGCAAACCCGACTGGGAATCATCAAGAAGCGTCGTCTTCTTCGTTCAACGGACACGTGGCAGCAGCTGCCGGAGCCGGAGGAGGAGGGAACCAGAGCAACGGGAACTCTACAGGGGCGGCGGCGCCGGAGAGTTCAGCCTCGGCTATGAAGCACAACCCGGGTATTTCATTGGATTGGACCTCAGAGGAGCAGGCCATTCTTGATGATGGGCTAGCTAA ATTTCCCTCAGAATCAAACATTATTCGGTATGCAAAGATAGCTATGCTGCTGCAAAATAAGACAGTTCGAGATGTGGCTTTGCGTTGCAGATGGATGACT GAAAGAGTCAATGATCCTTCAGCTAAACCATCTCACTTTGCAGCACGGCCAAGTGTTCCACCATATGCTCCACCAATGATTCCAGTGGATAATGATGATGGCATCTCATTCAAAG GAGAGCTTCTTGAGCAAAACGCGCAGGCCTTAAATCAAATTTCTGCAAACCTACAAGCTTTACAG ATACCGGAGAACATCAATCTTCTCTGTCAAACTCGTGATCTTCTCTGTCAAACTCGTGATAACATCCACAAAATCATGAATGA CTTGAATGACACTCCAGAAGTAATGAAGCAGATGCCACCACTTCCAGTGAAGTTGAACGAAGAGCTAGCTAATTCAATCCTTCCACCCCCAAACCTCTCAATGCAATCATGA
- the LOC126701659 gene encoding uncharacterized protein LOC126701659 isoform X3 encodes MANPTGNHQEASSSSFNGHVAAAAGAGGGGNQSNGNSTGAAAPESSASAMKHNPGISLDWTSEEQAILDDGLAKFPSESNIIRYAKIAMLLQNKTVRDVALRCRWMTERVNDPSAKPSHFAARPSVPPYAPPMIPVDNDDGISFKAIGGPTGELLEQNAQALNQISANLQALQIPENINLLCQTRDLLCQTRDNIHKIMNDLNDTPEVMKQMPPLPVKLNEELANSILPPPNLSMQS; translated from the exons ATGGCAAACCCGACTGGGAATCATCAAGAAGCGTCGTCTTCTTCGTTCAACGGACACGTGGCAGCAGCTGCCGGAGCCGGAGGAGGAGGGAACCAGAGCAACGGGAACTCTACAGGGGCGGCGGCGCCGGAGAGTTCAGCCTCGGCTATGAAGCACAACCCGGGTATTTCATTGGATTGGACCTCAGAGGAGCAGGCCATTCTTGATGATGGGCTAGCTAA ATTTCCCTCAGAATCAAACATTATTCGGTATGCAAAGATAGCTATGCTGCTGCAAAATAAGACAGTTCGAGATGTGGCTTTGCGTTGCAGATGGATGACT GAAAGAGTCAATGATCCTTCAGCTAAACCATCTCACTTTGCAGCACGGCCAAGTGTTCCACCATATGCTCCACCAATGATTCCAGTGGATAATGATGATGGCATCTCATTCAAAG CTATTGGTGGTCCTACAGGAGAGCTTCTTGAGCAAAACGCGCAGGCCTTAAATCAAATTTCTGCAAACCTACAAGCTTTACAG ATACCGGAGAACATCAATCTTCTCTGTCAAACTCGTGATCTTCTCTGTCAAACTCGTGATAACATCCACAAAATCATGAATGA CTTGAATGACACTCCAGAAGTAATGAAGCAGATGCCACCACTTCCAGTGAAGTTGAACGAAGAGCTAGCTAATTCAATCCTTCCACCCCCAAACCTCTCAATGCAATCATGA